The following proteins come from a genomic window of Helicobacteraceae bacterium:
- a CDS encoding lysozyme inhibitor LprI family protein — translation MSSERAKTRGWTSTLEVKMLNRQILALVSTFWLFIASDYAFASSRMEYVEKARESWRQQNELMEKSYNRLLSETEAEPDKESVQQLKQAKESWEEFRRLFCKSVSKTYGGAWAGVHESECRANLAKQLQITIDDNYGW, via the coding sequence TTGTCCAGTGAACGCGCTAAAACGCGCGGCTGGACTTCAACGTTAGAGGTAAAAATGCTTAATCGCCAAATTTTAGCTCTTGTATCTACTTTCTGGTTATTTATCGCAAGCGATTACGCGTTTGCTAGCTCGCGAATGGAATACGTGGAAAAAGCGCGCGAATCGTGGCGGCAACAGAACGAACTAATGGAAAAAAGTTACAATCGCCTTCTATCGGAAACCGAAGCCGAGCCGGATAAAGAGTCCGTCCAACAGCTAAAACAGGCAAAAGAGAGCTGGGAGGAGTTTAGGCGTCTATTCTGTAAATCCGTAAGTAAAACCTATGGCGGGGCGTGGGCTGGCGTCCATGAATCGGAATGTAGGGCAAATCTTGCAAAACAGCTTCAAATTACTATCGATGACAACTACGGTTGGTAG
- the mqnE gene encoding aminofutalosine synthase MqnE, translating to MRFDEALKLYDLELFDLGARANALRRKYHGDKVFYNRNRHINPTNICSDRCLFCGFSAHRKNPNPYAISAEEIVATAIAAQERGAKEIHIVGAHNKKLGLEWYFDLFRSVKRAAGGIHLKAMTAAEVEFLSRTYDLSFGEILDRMIESGVDSMPGGGAEIFDEELRAKICGGKVKSADWLTIHELWHKRGRKSNATMLFGHIETRAHRVDHLLRLRALQEKTGGFNAFIPLLYQTKNNFLEVKKPLDSEEILKTIAISRIVLDNVPHIKAYWVGLSLNLALVAQEFGADDMDGTIERESINSAAGADSKNGVSEKLMRDLIINAGFTPIERDSLYKEIG from the coding sequence ATGCGATTTGACGAGGCGCTAAAACTATACGACCTAGAGCTGTTTGATCTGGGCGCGCGCGCGAACGCGTTGCGGAGAAAATATCACGGCGACAAGGTTTTTTACAACCGCAACCGCCATATAAACCCCACAAATATCTGCTCCGATCGCTGTTTATTCTGCGGGTTTTCCGCGCACCGCAAAAATCCAAACCCATACGCGATAAGCGCCGAAGAGATCGTAGCTACGGCGATCGCCGCGCAAGAAAGAGGCGCGAAAGAGATTCATATCGTCGGGGCGCACAACAAGAAGCTGGGGCTTGAGTGGTATTTTGATCTGTTCAGATCGGTAAAACGAGCGGCGGGCGGCATTCACCTAAAGGCGATGACGGCGGCGGAGGTCGAGTTTCTATCAAGAACGTACGATCTGAGTTTCGGCGAGATTTTAGATCGTATGATCGAAAGCGGCGTGGATAGTATGCCGGGCGGCGGCGCGGAGATATTTGACGAGGAGTTGCGCGCCAAAATCTGCGGCGGCAAGGTCAAATCCGCCGATTGGCTAACGATCCACGAGCTGTGGCACAAACGCGGGCGCAAAAGCAACGCCACAATGCTCTTTGGGCATATAGAAACGCGCGCTCATCGCGTCGATCACCTGCTGAGGCTACGCGCGTTGCAGGAAAAAACGGGCGGCTTCAACGCCTTTATACCGCTGCTCTATCAGACGAAAAACAACTTTTTAGAGGTAAAAAAGCCGCTTGACTCGGAGGAGATACTAAAAACAATCGCGATCAGCCGTATTGTTTTGGATAACGTGCCGCATATCAAAGCCTATTGGGTAGGCTTGAGCCTTAATCTCGCTTTGGTGGCGCAGGAGTTTGGCGCGGACGATATGGACGGCACGATCGAACGCGAATCGATCAACAGCGCCGCCGGCGCGGACAGCAAAAACGGGGTAAGCGAGAAACTGATGCGCGATCTGATTATAAACGCGGGCTTCACGCCGATAGAGCGCGATAGTTTATATAAGGAGATCGGCTAA
- a CDS encoding HD domain-containing protein has translation MRLDFAEKLERLIEKNADDFEVSRLFKEERIAYYEALSSRFSHSHPRAFLVWHTRAMEEFVAAFYRFVLRGHFGDYAPPYSALPIAFLALGSFGREQCAPYSDIDLMIVYKKIAGYRIKPLIERVLYLTWDSGFHLGHRVHELDELEAAASGDITIKTAMLEGRFFCGSRLLQVEIETKLNKIRLKDQDEYIARKLDEYRLRRAKNPIAMEPDVKESAGGLRDANALFWIAKTLYGVTSTKDLVGSIIDEDDYREFHQALESLYRVRIALHLLAKKKSDVLLFQYQREAALLLGYEDTKTRKAERFFLQRVLGALKTISRHCEYYLAKLTRGERSAAKAIAAPFDGRRETLSALTRRAIDAPIGSDYDVSFVMALRRAGGTRVGSSIKLTIRAIFDRPDCYKIVEVFDLAGILETLLPPLKGVINLAQFDGYHTRPADEHSILTLKNMCLLEGELGELFNALSGEEQALLRLSALLHDCGKGGARDHSEAGALRFRGFAKTLGFRPDLTERGMLLIRTHTLMNAVARSRDIYSDRVVFAFASRLGSKALVTMLYLLTICDMSAVASGVYTPFAAELLRELYSRAIDALDKNDQIGEAAARMRKEKQLLSYDGFTALNRDLQRRILGIDSALFFLKHKPPEIVDLAKRAADTDRVSFTATSAPALTLEAISKAPFNLGWLLGKLSRFDLGAMDIFKLFDGAKMFRMFFRKPYDEPMGDLAQLVENALDMSRAMRYARPVIKKKEIEIDLDHSPTYARMSLDTPDQQGLMAFIIDIFDRRAIDIAAAKIATIKGRANDLFLIEKTGSFRAKEIAAELTKEG, from the coding sequence GTGCGGCTGGATTTTGCGGAAAAACTAGAACGACTGATCGAGAAAAACGCGGACGATTTCGAGGTTTCGCGACTGTTCAAAGAGGAGCGAATCGCCTACTACGAGGCGCTTTCAAGCCGCTTTTCGCACTCGCACCCGCGCGCGTTTTTGGTCTGGCATACGCGGGCTATGGAGGAGTTTGTCGCCGCTTTTTACCGCTTTGTCCTGCGCGGGCATTTCGGCGATTACGCGCCGCCTTATAGCGCGCTGCCGATCGCGTTTTTGGCGCTGGGCAGTTTTGGCAGGGAGCAGTGCGCGCCCTATTCCGATATTGATTTGATGATCGTTTATAAGAAGATCGCGGGTTATCGCATCAAGCCGCTGATCGAGCGGGTTTTGTATTTGACGTGGGATTCGGGTTTTCATCTTGGACATCGCGTTCACGAGCTTGACGAGTTGGAGGCGGCGGCAAGCGGCGATATTACGATCAAAACCGCTATGCTAGAGGGGCGGTTTTTTTGCGGATCGCGTCTGTTGCAGGTGGAGATCGAAACAAAATTAAACAAGATTCGCCTAAAAGATCAGGACGAATACATCGCGCGAAAACTTGACGAATACCGTCTGCGCCGCGCCAAAAACCCGATCGCGATGGAACCCGACGTTAAAGAAAGCGCGGGCGGATTGCGCGACGCGAACGCGCTATTTTGGATCGCGAAAACGCTTTACGGCGTTACCTCCACGAAAGACCTTGTAGGGTCGATAATCGACGAGGACGACTACAGAGAGTTTCATCAGGCGCTAGAGTCGCTCTACCGCGTCCGTATCGCGCTTCATCTGCTAGCGAAAAAGAAATCGGACGTTTTGCTCTTTCAGTATCAGCGCGAGGCGGCGCTGTTGCTCGGCTACGAGGATACCAAAACCCGTAAAGCCGAGCGGTTTTTTTTGCAGCGGGTATTGGGCGCGCTTAAAACGATCAGTCGCCACTGCGAATACTATCTGGCAAAACTTACGCGCGGCGAGAGATCGGCTGCGAAGGCGATCGCCGCGCCGTTTGACGGGCGGCGCGAAACGCTGAGCGCGCTGACGCGGCGGGCGATCGACGCGCCGATCGGATCGGATTACGACGTTTCGTTTGTAATGGCGTTGCGCCGCGCGGGGGGAACGCGGGTTGGATCGTCGATAAAGCTGACGATCCGCGCGATCTTTGATCGCCCCGATTGCTATAAGATCGTGGAGGTTTTTGATCTAGCGGGCATATTAGAAACGCTTCTGCCGCCGCTTAAAGGAGTGATCAATCTAGCGCAATTTGACGGCTATCACACTCGCCCTGCGGACGAACACTCCATTTTGACGCTAAAAAATATGTGTCTATTGGAGGGCGAGCTTGGAGAGCTTTTTAACGCGCTTAGCGGCGAAGAGCAGGCGCTGCTCCGCCTGAGCGCCCTGCTGCACGATTGCGGCAAGGGCGGCGCGCGCGATCACAGCGAAGCGGGCGCGTTGAGATTTCGCGGTTTTGCCAAAACGCTCGGTTTTCGCCCCGATCTGACCGAGCGCGGAATGCTCCTAATCCGAACGCATACCCTGATGAACGCCGTCGCTAGATCGCGGGATATTTACAGCGATCGCGTCGTATTCGCGTTCGCTTCGCGGCTTGGTTCAAAGGCGCTGGTAACCATGCTCTACCTGCTGACGATATGCGATATGAGCGCGGTCGCCTCCGGCGTTTATACGCCCTTTGCCGCCGAACTGCTACGCGAGCTATATTCAAGGGCGATCGACGCGCTGGATAAAAACGATCAGATCGGCGAGGCGGCGGCGCGTATGCGCAAAGAGAAGCAACTGCTCTCTTACGACGGTTTTACGGCGCTTAACCGCGATCTTCAACGGCGGATTTTGGGGATCGATTCGGCGCTGTTTTTTCTCAAGCATAAACCGCCCGAAATCGTCGATCTCGCAAAACGCGCCGCCGATACCGATCGCGTTAGCTTTACCGCGACTAGCGCCCCCGCCCTGACGCTAGAGGCGATCAGCAAAGCGCCGTTTAATCTTGGTTGGCTACTTGGCAAGCTAAGCCGTTTCGATCTTGGCGCGATGGATATATTCAAACTATTCGACGGCGCGAAAATGTTCAGAATGTTCTTTCGCAAGCCATACGACGAGCCTATGGGCGATCTAGCCCAACTGGTGGAAAACGCGCTGGATATGAGCCGCGCGATGAGATACGCCCGCCCCGTTATTAAGAAAAAGGAGATAGAGATCGACCTCGATCACTCGCCGACATACGCGCGAATGAGCCTCGATACGCCCGATCAGCAGGGATTGATGGCGTTTATTATCGATATATTTGATCGGCGCGCGATAGATATCGCCGCCGCCAAGATCGCCACGATCAAAGGCAGAGCGAACGATCTGTTCCTGATTGAAAAAACGGGTTCCTTTCGCGCCAAGGAGATCGCCGCCGAACTAACAAAGGAAGGGTAG